A segment of the Actinomycetes bacterium genome:
CCCCGACGTCCACCGCCCGACGGACGCACGACATCAGCGGGCTCGCACTGCCGGCCAGCCCGCCACCCGCATGTCGTACCTCGTCGCCGACCTTGGTCACCTTGACGTCGCCCAGCCGGTAGGTGCCGTCAAGGGCACCTGCCGCCGCCAGGGCATCGCTCACCAGGACCAAGCGTCGCCCAGCAGCGGCCACCACGACGGCGGCCGTCTCGGCCGACAGGTGGCGCCGGTCCAGGATCGCCTGCACCGCGACGTCCGCACGAGCCAGCGCCGTCCCTGCAAGGCCGGGCGCACGAGAGGCCAGCCCGCTCATCGCGTTGAAGACGTGCGTGACGGTTCTGGCGCCGGCGTCGAAGCCGGCGTTGGCGACTTCTGCAGTGGCGTCGCTGTGCCCCAAGGCGACGAGGACGCCTCTCGCGGACAGCCAGCCGATCACCTCGATGGCACCTGGCAGCTCCGGCGCGATCGTCACACCCACGACGTGGCCGGTGGCGAGCAGCGGCTCGAGGAGCTCTCGCGACGGCAGGCGCAGGTGCTGTTCCGGGTGGGTGCCTCGTCGGGCCGGCGAGAGGAAGGGCCCCTCGAGATGGGCGCCCAGGCACCGGGAAC
Coding sequences within it:
- a CDS encoding amidohydrolase family protein; its protein translation is MTSRRLGVAAALVDGSFVAGDVRLEGQVVAAVGLPPAAGGGLAAPGLVDLQVNGYAGVDFLTSDLQKWRIAERALARDGVTAYVANLITAPSDATAAALRTTAGRVADAAAGAPARTGSRCLGAHLEGPFLSPARRGTHPEQHLRLPSRELLEPLLATGHVVGVTIAPELPGAIEVIGWLSARGVLVALGHSDATAEVANAGFDAGARTVTHVFNAMSGLASRAPGLAGTALARADVAVQAILDRRHLSAETAAVVVAAAGRRLVLVSDALAAAGALDGTYRLGDVKVTKVGDEVRHAGGGLAGSASPLMSCVRRAVDVGATVEHALAAASFRPAQLIGRTDLGRLRPGDRADVVVLDDALTVSSAYVSGTRT